From the genome of Papaver somniferum cultivar HN1 chromosome 2, ASM357369v1, whole genome shotgun sequence, one region includes:
- the LOC113350850 gene encoding uncharacterized protein LOC113350850: MTGKDWEVVHPQVLQQALARPCSDHNLIALNCQCLKHGSVGYIFCKKLQLLKIKLKEWSKAEYDSRLRSGKPCILCKIDFEKAFDHVNWDFLDEIFMLMGFGEKGGDGATSFFISKKGIRQGDPISAFLFLLVGEALNFMIKRAQKQGMISGFQVKPNGLVISHLKFADDTLIFIDEEVEHVKILIILLISFEMLTGLKINFAKSQIYGVGFAGDLAVFSSILGCYSGCLPTTYLGLPLGDRCGGVAKWDKIIEKFILKLPGWEKTHSFKSWKDNSH; the protein is encoded by the exons ATGACTGGCAAag ATTGGGAAGTTGTTCATCCTCAAGTTCTGCAACAGGCTCTTGCACGTCCTTGTTCTGATCACAACCTAATTGCACTTAATTGCCAGTGTTTGAAGCATG GAAGTGTTGGTTACATCTTTTGTAAAAAGCTTCAGTTATTAAAGATTAAGCTTAAGGAGTGGAGTAAAGCGGAATATG ATTCAAGACTAAGAAGTGGCAAACCATGTATTCTCtgtaaaattgattttgaaaaagcCTTTGATCATGTGAATTGGGATTTTCTTGATGAAATTTTTATGCTCATGGGTTTTGGTGAAAAAGGAGGAGATGG TGCTACAAGTTTTTTCATAAGCAAAAAAGGTATTAGGCAAGGTGATCCCATATCAGCTTTCTTATTCTTGTTAGTTGGTGAAGCTCTCAACTTCATGATAAAAAGAGCACAAAAACAAGGCATGATCTCTGGTTTTCAAGTCAAGCCCAATGGATTGGTTATTAGTCATTTGAAATTTGCAGATGACACTCTCATTTTTATAGATGAAGAAGTTGAGCATGTaaaaattttaataattcttcttATTTCATTTGAAATGCTCACTGGTTTGAAAATCAACTTTGCAAAAAGTCAGATTTATGGTGTTGGCTTTGCTGGTGATCTGGCTGTCTTTTCTTCTATTCTGGGATGCTATAGTGGTTGTTTACCAACCACTTATCTTGGTTTACCACTAGGTGACAGATGTGGTGGTGTTGCTAAATGGGACAAGATTATAGAAAAATTCATTCTTAAGTTGCCTGGTTGGGaaaaaacccattctttcaaGAGCTGGAAAGATAACTCTCATTGA